From the genome of Arvicola amphibius chromosome 9, mArvAmp1.2, whole genome shotgun sequence, one region includes:
- the Pced1b gene encoding PC-esterase domain-containing protein 1B: MVRLLASEVQQLLHNKYVVVLGDSVHRAVYKDLVLLLQKDCLLSHKQLRTKGELTFEKDQLMKGGELDTLHNRTDYREVREFCSDHHLVRFYFLTRVYSEYMESVLEELQSGTHAPDVIIMNSCLWDVSRYGRNSLSSYKQNLENLFGRMDQVLPKSCLLVWNTAMPLGDKIKAAFLPQKCKGQYRISVATLKKRVSQANFYSHAEATKRCFDVLDLNFHFRQAKRHLQGDGVHWNEHAHRRLSYLLLAHMADAWGVDLPHRDPWEPGPMMWESPSQVEEWQPQVNRGPQAFALSPPMPIPRPRPLFPPPGLPVRPPPLLACSLPPPQATPPLPHYPQDSYFSSDHVFQSDEFYIHSDDPSPTHAGYTFEGDFSFYPQPPVPNFRPPCYQRQAPVVHRGFPRHLARRPYMPWRERPRRPQRHAPACLESRPQ; encoded by the coding sequence ATGGTTCGCCTGTTGGCCTCAGAAGTTCAGCAGCTTCTCCACAACAAGTATGTGGTCGTCCTTGGGGACTCTGTACATAGGGCGGTGTACAAGGACCTGGTGCTCCTGCTGCAGAAGGATTGCCTGCTCAGTCACAAGCAGCTCAGAACCAAAGGGGAGCTGACATTTGAAAAGGATCAGCTGATGAAGGGAGGTGAGCTGGACACCCTACACAACCGCACTGACTACCGCGAGGTGCGCGAGTTCTGCTCTGACCATCATCTAGTGCGCTTCTACTTCCTCACGCGCGTCTATTCTGAGTACATGGAGAGCGTCCTAGAGGAGTTGCAGTCGGGCACGCATGCCCCTGATGTGATCATTATGAACTCTTGCCTCTGGGACGTCTCCAGGTATGGGCGTAATTCCTTAAGTAGCTACAAGCAGAACCTGGAGAACCTGTTTGGGCGCATGGACCAGGTACTGCCCAAGTCATGCCTGCTAGTGTGGAACACTGCCATGCCTTTGGGTGACAAGATCAAGGCGGCCTTCCTCCCTCAAAAGTGTAAGGGCCAGTACCGGATCTCGGTGGCCACCCTGAAAAAAAGAGTGAGCCAAGCCAATTTCTACAGCCATGCGGAAGCAACAAAGCGCTGCTTCGATGTGCTGGACTTAAATTTCCACTTCCGTCAGGCCAAGAGGCATCTGCAGGGAGATGGGGTGCACTGGAATGAGCATGCACACCGCCGACTCTCCTACCTGCTGCTTGCCCACATGGCTGATGCTTGGGGGGTAGATCTGCCCCACCGAGACCCATGGGAGCCTGGTCCTATGATGTGGGAAAGTCCAAGTCAGGTAGAAGAATGGCAGCCCCAGGTCAATAGAGGTCCCCAGGCCTTTGCCTTGTCTCCACCCATGCCTATTCCCAGGCCACGCCCACTGTTCCCACCCCCTGGCTTGCCAGTAAGGCCCCCACCCCTCCTAGCATGTTCCCTACCCCCACCTCAGGCGACACCCCCATTACCACACTATCCACAAGATTCCTATTTTTCCTCAGACCATGTTTTCCAGTCAGATGAATTCTATATTCATTCAGATGACCCCTCACCTACCCACGCAGGATATACCTTTGAGGGTGACTTTAGTTTTTATCCCCAACCACCCGTGCCCAACTTCCGCCCACCCTGTTACCAGCGCCAGGCCCCTGTGGTACATAGGGGTTTCCCAAGGCATCTTGCTCGCCGCCCCTATATGCCCTGGAGAGAGAGGCCCAGGCGACCACAAAGACATGCCCCAGCCTGCCTAGAGTCAAGGCCTCAGTAG